One window of Pseudomonas sp. FP198 genomic DNA carries:
- a CDS encoding sigma 54-interacting transcriptional regulator, producing the protein MQKLLCAALSTPTKEDALNLEAFAQCVAPLGVDVLLRGETGTGKDTLAEKIHRMSGRSGKFVAINCAAIPESLAESQLFGANTGAFTGASQNRAGFVEAAHNGTLYLDEIDSMPLGLQAKLLRVLESRTVQRLGSTQNIPVDMRVIASAQSPLAEMVERGEFRRDLYFRLNIISLKLPPLRSRKERIVPLFQSLVRREALALDQPYVAPSPALLRQLLGYAWPGNIRELQSAAKRYVLGLPALPRAEQLEHNSSTLKLKEHLQQFEKILIEDCMRRHHHCIDKVIAELGIARRTLYYRMKCLQISTS; encoded by the coding sequence ATGCAAAAGTTGTTATGCGCTGCACTTTCCACTCCCACGAAAGAGGATGCTCTCAATCTTGAGGCGTTTGCCCAGTGCGTCGCCCCGCTAGGGGTCGATGTGCTGTTGCGCGGCGAGACCGGCACGGGCAAGGACACGCTGGCGGAAAAAATCCACCGCATGTCCGGCCGCTCCGGCAAGTTCGTCGCCATCAATTGCGCCGCCATTCCCGAGTCCCTCGCGGAGAGCCAACTCTTCGGCGCCAACACCGGTGCGTTTACCGGTGCCAGCCAGAATCGCGCTGGCTTCGTCGAAGCCGCGCACAACGGCACGCTCTATCTGGATGAGATCGACAGCATGCCGTTAGGGCTGCAAGCCAAGCTGCTGCGTGTCCTGGAGTCCAGGACTGTGCAGCGGCTGGGCTCGACCCAAAACATCCCGGTGGACATGCGGGTGATTGCCTCGGCCCAAAGCCCGTTGGCGGAAATGGTCGAGCGTGGCGAGTTTCGTCGGGACCTCTATTTCCGCTTGAACATCATCAGCCTCAAGCTGCCACCGTTGCGCAGTCGAAAAGAACGTATCGTGCCGCTGTTCCAGTCCCTGGTACGCCGGGAAGCCCTGGCACTCGACCAACCCTACGTCGCGCCTTCGCCAGCGCTGTTGCGCCAGTTGCTCGGCTACGCCTGGCCGGGGAACATCCGCGAGTTGCAATCGGCCGCCAAACGCTACGTGCTCGGCTTGCCGGCACTGCCGCGCGCCGAGCAGCTGGAGCACAACAGCTCGACCCTCAAGCTCAAAGAGCATCTGCAGCAGTTCGAGAAGATCCTCATCGAGGACTGCATGCGTCGCCACCATCACTGCATCGATAAAGTCATCGCCGAGTTGGGCATCGCCCGCCGCACGCTCTATTACCGGATGAAATGCCTGCAAATATCGACGAGCTGA
- a CDS encoding serine kinase, which produces MSSIDAIQRRLDTYFQRASDNVNNAAMNAAESQSLDDMHSFVTSMNGMSVAVNAATQQTTAHHNLAKAIIDAMP; this is translated from the coding sequence ATGTCTTCTATCGATGCCATCCAGCGCCGTCTCGATACCTATTTCCAACGCGCCAGCGACAACGTCAACAACGCTGCAATGAACGCCGCCGAGAGCCAGTCCCTCGACGATATGCACTCGTTCGTGACCAGCATGAACGGCATGTCGGTCGCGGTGAACGCGGCCACTCAACAGACCACCGCCCACCACAACCTCGCCAAGGCGATCATCGATGCAATGCCATGA
- a CDS encoding type III secretion protein: MQIHSPDNLRSTRDLLGDDPTLRQASPANGLADRVVEHLALHGTSDRLRESLVQWSSEHGSTGGQPRSGLSTPQDRLAAETQAPLHRVLEDILEEINGGTGSTLDVDSDDAYSNEDLFNDLAQMLAHRRQPIGDNDVDSQSDFGNANNPFCGALFGAWELEGDRATRRDRYDTSLSLLLKIIAVLGRRKLLTLLDIDEEQGQARYEQDDLDLLFEVAAFMDQHPSRYPPPASFDGQDWTWTERIACGAWLEARETRLFQLALEELDLALARLAGQQPSMQRRGRRSREEIEFHLSVTGSARNVLRLMYA, encoded by the coding sequence ATGCAGATCCATTCGCCAGACAACCTTCGTAGCACCAGAGATTTGCTCGGTGACGACCCGACACTGCGCCAGGCCTCGCCTGCGAACGGCCTGGCGGATCGGGTCGTCGAGCACCTGGCGCTGCACGGTACGAGCGATCGGCTGCGCGAGTCGCTCGTCCAATGGAGCAGCGAACACGGCTCGACTGGCGGGCAGCCCCGCTCAGGTTTATCCACCCCGCAGGACAGACTGGCCGCCGAGACCCAGGCCCCTCTGCATCGGGTGCTCGAAGATATTCTTGAGGAGATCAACGGAGGTACCGGGTCCACCCTCGATGTCGACAGCGACGATGCCTATTCCAACGAAGATCTGTTCAACGACCTGGCGCAGATGCTCGCCCACCGCCGGCAGCCCATCGGCGATAACGACGTCGACAGCCAGAGCGATTTCGGCAACGCCAACAACCCGTTCTGCGGTGCGCTGTTCGGCGCCTGGGAGCTGGAAGGAGACCGCGCCACGCGTCGCGACCGCTACGACACCAGCCTGTCGTTGTTGCTCAAGATCATCGCGGTGCTGGGCCGAAGGAAACTGCTGACCCTGCTGGACATCGACGAAGAGCAAGGCCAGGCGCGTTATGAACAGGACGACCTGGACCTGCTGTTCGAGGTCGCGGCATTCATGGACCAGCACCCGTCGCGATACCCGCCACCGGCGAGCTTCGACGGGCAAGACTGGACATGGACCGAACGGATTGCCTGTGGCGCATGGCTGGAGGCTCGCGAAACACGACTGTTCCAGCTCGCCCTGGAAGAACTGGACCTCGCTCTCGCCCGCCTGGCCGGCCAGCAGCCGTCCATGCAACGGCGCGGTCGACGCAGCCGGGAAGAAATCGAGTTTCATCTGAGCGTGACGGGTAGCGCTCGCAACGTCTTGAGGCTGATGTACGCCTGA
- the sctL gene encoding type III secretion system stator protein SctL, with amino-acid sequence MLARRSLDLRPGGQGLLQPCIPRETLVDCGRAQAVLEQAQAHATQLIQGAAEEAGAAVLQAQAQFWETAETVLATWEAERQAMWERIETSAAQLVNEALGTLLNEVPDQARIDALVRQLASRQHDSVSATLRCHPDDWAKLSQSLGSSGERPWTPVADPSMEAHQLKLETPGGTFLLDWATAVEALRLPEPQP; translated from the coding sequence ATGCTCGCTCGGCGCTCGCTTGACCTACGTCCCGGTGGCCAGGGCCTGTTGCAGCCCTGTATCCCTCGCGAAACCCTGGTGGACTGTGGCCGAGCACAGGCCGTTCTCGAACAGGCCCAGGCACACGCCACGCAGCTGATCCAGGGTGCGGCCGAAGAGGCGGGCGCCGCAGTGCTCCAGGCTCAGGCGCAGTTCTGGGAAACAGCCGAAACCGTGCTCGCCACCTGGGAGGCCGAGCGCCAGGCCATGTGGGAACGGATCGAGACCAGCGCCGCGCAGTTAGTCAACGAGGCCCTGGGAACGCTGTTGAACGAAGTCCCGGATCAGGCCCGCATCGATGCACTGGTTCGTCAGCTTGCCTCACGCCAGCATGATTCGGTCAGTGCGACTCTTCGCTGTCATCCCGATGACTGGGCGAAGCTGAGCCAAAGTCTGGGCTCATCTGGCGAACGTCCCTGGACGCCGGTGGCGGATCCCAGCATGGAGGCGCATCAGCTGAAGCTGGAAACACCAGGCGGCACGTTCCTGCTCGATTGGGCCACGGCTGTTGAAGCGTTGCGCCTGCCAGAACCGCAGCCGTAG
- the sctJ gene encoding type III secretion system inner membrane ring lipoprotein SctJ codes for MSMRAFSPLVLCLLLAGCDERTALHSHLSEQDANEVIAELADKNVEASKQVDKDGLTVLVEPADMNSAVQVLEAAGLPRRSRSSLGEIFRKEGVISTPMEERARYLYALSQELESTLSQIDGVVLARVHVVLPERVAPGEPVQPASASVFIKHTSALDPDSITPRVRNLVASGIPGMADAAQNPAKLSVVFVPAAAYQERRKMAYFGPFLMQADDIGYWRGVTLAAGLTLLALLLGASYGLYRLWRNGVLVLPRFFERKGTTPAGAQNGTAPSLFAVKNPGAKPDSKGTAA; via the coding sequence ATGTCCATGCGCGCATTCTCACCCTTAGTGCTGTGCCTGCTGCTCGCCGGATGCGACGAGAGGACAGCGCTGCATAGCCATCTTTCCGAGCAGGATGCCAATGAAGTGATCGCGGAACTGGCGGACAAGAACGTCGAGGCCAGCAAGCAGGTCGATAAGGACGGGCTGACCGTGCTGGTCGAGCCAGCGGACATGAACAGCGCGGTACAGGTTCTCGAAGCCGCTGGGCTGCCGCGCCGATCGCGCTCCAGCCTGGGGGAAATCTTCCGCAAGGAAGGCGTGATTTCCACACCGATGGAAGAGCGCGCCCGCTACCTCTACGCGCTGTCTCAGGAGCTCGAATCGACACTGTCGCAAATCGATGGCGTGGTGCTCGCCCGGGTCCATGTGGTGCTGCCGGAACGGGTCGCTCCCGGCGAGCCGGTCCAGCCCGCGTCGGCCTCGGTGTTTATCAAGCACACCAGCGCGCTGGATCCTGACAGCATCACGCCGAGAGTGCGCAACCTGGTCGCCAGCGGAATTCCGGGCATGGCCGACGCTGCCCAGAACCCGGCCAAGCTGTCGGTGGTGTTCGTTCCCGCGGCGGCATATCAGGAGCGACGCAAGATGGCGTATTTCGGGCCATTCCTCATGCAGGCCGACGACATCGGCTATTGGCGAGGCGTGACCCTCGCGGCCGGCCTCACCTTGCTCGCCCTCCTGCTGGGCGCCTCGTACGGCCTCTACCGGTTGTGGCGCAACGGCGTACTGGTGCTGCCGCGATTTTTCGAGCGCAAGGGCACAACGCCGGCGGGTGCGCAAAACGGCACGGCGCCGTCACTGTTCGCGGTGAAGAACCCGGGCGCCAAGCCTGACAGCAAGGGGACCGCTGCATGA
- a CDS encoding DUF6436 domain-containing protein has translation MRPSHRTTLLASLLALTCAVILWFAYDWFQGRFLRAFSQHTAVFSGDPLRLPADLAGPGAIRLVHFWDPACPCNVGNQQHLSELIDKYAPQGVEFYAVQKTGSQGHLPSTLSNLKPLTTLPGSAQIPASPAVAIWDRSGKLAYFGPYSEGLTCNSSNSFIEPILEALNIDREVNATHTLAVGCYCPWSNSK, from the coding sequence ATGCGCCCGTCCCACCGCACGACCTTGCTTGCCAGCCTCCTCGCCCTGACGTGCGCCGTCATCCTGTGGTTCGCCTACGACTGGTTCCAGGGGCGTTTCCTCCGGGCGTTCAGTCAACACACGGCGGTGTTTTCCGGCGACCCGCTGCGCCTGCCCGCCGATCTCGCCGGTCCGGGCGCAATCCGCCTGGTGCACTTCTGGGATCCGGCCTGCCCATGCAACGTCGGCAATCAGCAGCACCTCTCCGAGCTGATCGACAAATATGCGCCGCAAGGCGTCGAGTTCTACGCCGTACAAAAGACCGGCAGCCAAGGCCACTTGCCCAGCACCTTGAGCAATCTCAAACCCCTGACGACGTTACCAGGCTCGGCACAGATTCCCGCCAGCCCCGCCGTGGCGATCTGGGACCGCAGCGGCAAGCTGGCGTACTTCGGGCCTTACAGCGAAGGCTTGACTTGCAACTCGAGCAACAGCTTCATCGAGCCAATACTCGAAGCACTGAATATTGACCGGGAAGTTAATGCGACTCACACGCTGGCGGTCGGCTGTTATTGTCCGTGGTCGAACTCAAAGTAA
- a CDS encoding GTPase/DUF3482 domain-containing protein, with amino-acid sequence MTESIKPLKLAVVGHTNVGKTSLLRTLTRDVGFGEVSHRPSTTRHVEGARLSVDGEALLELYDTPGLEDAIALLDYLERLERPGERLDGPARLARFLEGSEARQRFEQEAKVLRQLLASDAGLYVIDAREPVLAKYRDELEVLASCGKPLLPVLNFVSGAQHREPDWRDALARLGLHALVRFDSVAPPEDGERRLYESLALLLESARGQLERLIADQQAQRLARQQSARRLIAELLIDCAACRRSVASDTELERQAISELRNAVRQREQRCVEALLKLYAFRPQDAAASDLPLLDGRWGDDLFNPDTLKQLGVRVGGGIAAGAAAGAGVDLLVGGLTLGAAALAGAIAGGALQTARNYGDRLIGKLKGQRELSVDDSVLRLLALRQRQLLQAIDQRGHAAMDSIHIATPQDKTWREGKLPEALGKARAYPQWSSLNPQPRLSQAERQEQIELLAEQL; translated from the coding sequence ATGACTGAATCCATCAAGCCATTGAAGCTCGCCGTGGTCGGGCACACCAACGTCGGCAAGACCTCCCTGCTGCGTACCCTGACCCGGGATGTCGGCTTCGGCGAGGTCTCCCACCGCCCGAGCACCACCCGTCACGTCGAAGGCGCGCGCCTGTCGGTGGACGGCGAGGCGCTGCTGGAGTTGTACGACACGCCTGGGCTGGAAGACGCCATCGCCCTGCTCGATTATCTCGAACGCCTCGAGCGTCCCGGTGAGCGCCTGGATGGCCCGGCACGCCTGGCGCGTTTCCTCGAAGGCAGCGAGGCGCGACAACGCTTCGAGCAAGAAGCCAAGGTGCTGCGGCAGTTGCTCGCCAGCGACGCCGGGCTTTATGTGATCGATGCCCGCGAACCGGTGTTGGCCAAGTACCGCGATGAATTGGAAGTCCTCGCCAGTTGCGGCAAACCGTTGCTGCCGGTACTCAATTTCGTCAGCGGCGCCCAGCACCGCGAACCCGACTGGCGCGACGCCCTGGCGCGGCTGGGCCTGCATGCTCTGGTCCGTTTCGACAGCGTCGCCCCGCCCGAGGACGGCGAACGACGTCTGTACGAAAGCCTGGCGTTGCTGCTGGAAAGCGCTCGCGGGCAATTGGAGCGGCTGATCGCCGACCAACAGGCCCAGCGTCTGGCACGCCAGCAGAGCGCCAGACGGCTGATTGCCGAATTGCTGATCGATTGCGCCGCTTGCCGGCGCAGCGTCGCCAGCGATACCGAACTGGAACGCCAGGCCATCAGCGAACTGCGCAACGCGGTGCGTCAGCGCGAACAGCGTTGTGTCGAGGCCCTGCTCAAGCTCTACGCTTTCCGCCCTCAGGATGCAGCGGCCAGCGATCTTCCCTTGCTGGACGGCCGCTGGGGTGATGACCTGTTCAACCCCGACACACTCAAGCAATTGGGCGTGCGGGTCGGTGGCGGCATTGCGGCCGGGGCGGCGGCCGGAGCCGGTGTCGACCTGCTGGTGGGTGGCCTGACCCTGGGCGCCGCCGCCCTTGCCGGGGCGATTGCCGGCGGCGCGCTGCAAACGGCCCGCAACTATGGCGACCGGTTGATCGGCAAGCTCAAGGGCCAACGTGAACTGAGCGTCGATGACAGCGTGCTGCGCCTGTTGGCCCTGCGCCAACGGCAACTGCTGCAAGCCATCGACCAGCGTGGCCATGCGGCGATGGACAGCATCCATATCGCCACGCCCCAGGACAAGACCTGGCGCGAGGGCAAATTACCCGAGGCGCTGGGCAAGGCCAGGGCGTATCCGCAGTGGTCGTCGTTGAATCCCCAGCCACGACTGAGCCAGGCCGAACGACAGGAACAGATCGAGCTGTTGGCTGAACAGCTCTAG
- a CDS encoding type III secretion system chaperone produces the protein MQCHELRTQLARWNADVDGAEHFAIVIDDGEAIFKKLDDGLLISVELNFPLGNEGSLEDLLRLAQPSLSRFPGALALSPQDERLWLLAQLATDAHIDDLVEVLEALLNQRDTWQSILHKEQRAVARRPSHFHSLGTGIRHA, from the coding sequence ATGCAATGCCATGAGCTGCGCACACAGCTCGCCCGCTGGAACGCCGACGTCGACGGCGCGGAACATTTCGCCATCGTCATCGATGATGGCGAAGCGATCTTCAAGAAGCTGGATGACGGCCTGCTGATATCGGTCGAGTTGAATTTCCCGCTGGGCAACGAAGGGTCCCTGGAAGACCTTCTGCGGCTGGCGCAGCCAAGCCTCTCGCGCTTCCCCGGTGCGTTGGCCCTTTCGCCCCAGGACGAGCGTTTATGGCTATTGGCGCAACTGGCGACAGACGCGCACATCGACGATCTGGTCGAAGTGCTCGAAGCACTGCTCAACCAGCGGGACACCTGGCAATCGATTCTCCATAAAGAACAACGTGCCGTGGCGCGACGCCCCTCGCACTTTCACTCGCTCGGAACAGGAATCCGCCATGCCTAA
- a CDS encoding 2OG-Fe(II) oxygenase has protein sequence MRAMRIPSDHPLLLRIVDDLAERGWSQQNIFLPDALTRALAAECRQRAAEGELAPAAVGRGPFSEIREGVRGDRIQWIEPGQVEACDRYLGLMDSLREALNRGLFLGLEDFESHFALYPPGAFYLKHVDRFRDDDRRMVSAVLYLNDAWLPEHGGQLRMYLDEGVEHDVVPTGGCLVVFLSGDIPHEVLPATRDRLSLTGWFRRRGNELF, from the coding sequence ATGCGCGCCATGCGAATACCTTCTGATCATCCATTGCTGTTACGTATCGTCGACGACCTGGCCGAGCGTGGCTGGTCGCAGCAGAACATCTTCCTGCCGGATGCGCTCACCCGCGCGCTGGCGGCCGAATGTCGCCAGCGCGCCGCGGAAGGCGAGCTGGCTCCAGCCGCCGTGGGGCGTGGGCCGTTTTCGGAAATTCGCGAAGGGGTTCGTGGCGATCGCATCCAGTGGATCGAGCCCGGCCAGGTCGAGGCCTGTGATCGTTACCTGGGGCTGATGGACAGCCTGCGCGAGGCCTTGAACCGGGGTTTGTTCCTGGGCCTGGAGGATTTTGAAAGTCATTTCGCCTTGTACCCGCCGGGCGCGTTCTACCTCAAGCATGTCGACCGTTTCCGCGATGATGACCGGCGCATGGTCTCGGCGGTGCTCTACCTCAATGATGCCTGGCTGCCGGAGCACGGCGGCCAGTTGCGCATGTACCTGGATGAAGGCGTGGAACATGACGTGGTGCCCACGGGCGGCTGCCTGGTGGTGTTCCTGTCGGGGGATATACCCCATGAAGTCCTGCCGGCCACGCGTGATCGGCTGTCCTTGACCGGTTGGTTCCGGCGCCGTGGCAACGAGTTGTTCTGA
- a CDS encoding alpha/beta hydrolase: MPASFDPDDLRASLQPLAQWQPLSAQAQAYQQFYGLDFPARTLRRGLGRFDIAGYELVGQVWWPEKAVATLFLFHGYYDHMGLYRHLVEWALDQQWVVISCDLPGHGLSSGERASIGDFAEYQATLRGLLAEAGTLDLPQPWHLCGQSTGGAIVVDHVLNHGADSPAQGQVILLSPLVRPRAWGWSRLSYYLLKPFVTGIARRFSENSSDPGFLPFLQADPLQPLRLPTAWVGALAQWIRRIEAAPSSPRQPLIVQGQADMTVDWRHNLQVLRGKFDRPQVLMLPEGRHHLANETLAIRQEMFGFLSKRMGRIRR, translated from the coding sequence ATGCCCGCCTCCTTCGACCCCGATGACCTGCGCGCCAGCCTGCAACCCCTGGCGCAGTGGCAACCGCTGTCTGCGCAAGCGCAGGCCTACCAGCAATTCTATGGGCTGGACTTTCCGGCGCGGACCTTGCGCAGAGGCCTGGGACGTTTCGACATTGCCGGGTATGAACTGGTCGGCCAGGTCTGGTGGCCGGAAAAAGCCGTGGCGACGCTGTTTCTCTTTCATGGCTATTACGACCATATGGGGCTGTACCGGCATTTGGTCGAGTGGGCGCTGGATCAGCAATGGGTGGTGATCAGCTGCGACTTGCCGGGCCACGGCCTGTCCAGTGGCGAACGCGCCAGCATCGGCGATTTCGCCGAATACCAGGCGACCTTGCGCGGCTTGCTGGCCGAAGCCGGGACGCTGGACCTGCCGCAACCCTGGCACCTGTGCGGCCAGAGTACCGGCGGCGCGATCGTGGTGGACCATGTGCTCAACCACGGCGCGGACAGCCCGGCCCAGGGTCAGGTCATCCTGTTGTCGCCCTTGGTTCGGCCGCGTGCCTGGGGCTGGTCGCGCTTAAGTTATTACCTGCTCAAACCTTTTGTGACTGGCATCGCCCGACGCTTCAGCGAGAACTCCAGCGATCCGGGTTTCCTGCCGTTCCTGCAGGCCGATCCGCTGCAACCGCTGCGCCTGCCCACCGCGTGGGTCGGGGCGCTGGCGCAGTGGATCCGGCGTATCGAGGCGGCGCCGAGCAGCCCGCGGCAACCCTTGATCGTGCAAGGGCAGGCGGACATGACCGTGGATTGGCGGCATAACCTGCAAGTGTTGCGCGGCAAGTTCGATCGGCCGCAGGTCTTGATGTTGCCCGAGGGGCGGCATCACCTGGCGAACGAGACCTTGGCGATACGGCAGGAGATGTTCGGGTTTTTGAGCAAGCGGATGGGCCGGATTCGGCGGTGA
- a CDS encoding DUF523 domain-containing protein has translation MEKILVSRCLLGHRVRYDGGASGPFDPLQHWLDEGRVVPLCPEVAGGLPTPRPAAEIPGGQGARVLDGNAAVITTEGEDVSAQFLSGAYQALALVREHGIRIAVLKANSPSCGNLLTYDGTFSGVKVSGEGVTAALLKRNGVRVFSELELAEAALALKALSAE, from the coding sequence ATGGAAAAGATTCTGGTCAGCCGCTGCCTGCTCGGCCATCGCGTGCGCTACGACGGTGGCGCCAGCGGGCCGTTCGACCCGCTCCAGCACTGGCTCGACGAAGGTCGCGTCGTGCCGCTGTGCCCGGAAGTCGCCGGTGGTTTGCCCACGCCTCGGCCGGCGGCGGAGATTCCGGGCGGCCAGGGCGCGCGAGTGCTCGATGGCAACGCGGCGGTGATCACCACCGAGGGCGAGGATGTGAGCGCGCAGTTTCTGTCCGGTGCGTATCAAGCGCTGGCGTTGGTGCGCGAGCACGGCATCCGCATCGCCGTGCTCAAGGCCAACAGCCCCTCGTGTGGCAACCTGCTGACGTATGACGGCACGTTCAGCGGGGTCAAGGTAAGTGGCGAAGGCGTGACGGCGGCATTGCTCAAGCGCAATGGGGTGCGGGTGTTCAGCGAGCTGGAGCTGGCTGAAGCGGCGTTGGCGCTCAAGGCATTGAGCGCAGAATAG
- a CDS encoding DUF2059 domain-containing protein, whose product MRRLLFSLLMFCVLPAWADSYDQLYKVAGWPEQRAHFNDALSAAQQRYQSSLPPAVFQALVNNSNQRFAPQAMDQRAEAQLRSNLADPNPALAFFQSPLGRKVVAAELLATRRDQLAKNAKGLPKMQASDNRLLIIGHLAQALPAREAGAEVSLAIAGVAADSLSSMIPGLLGGGQAQGMLNGQRQRLMDQIGADLNNTLLYVYRDLTDTELEEFATFAESAEGQAYYQAALAAIRAGLAVGQNLGQ is encoded by the coding sequence ATGCGCCGTTTGCTTTTCTCACTGTTGATGTTCTGCGTATTGCCCGCCTGGGCAGACAGCTATGACCAGTTGTACAAGGTCGCCGGCTGGCCGGAACAGCGGGCGCATTTCAATGACGCCTTGAGCGCCGCGCAGCAGCGCTACCAGAGCAGCTTGCCGCCGGCGGTCTTCCAGGCGCTGGTGAACAACAGCAACCAGCGTTTCGCGCCCCAGGCCATGGACCAGCGGGCCGAGGCGCAACTGCGCAGCAACCTTGCCGACCCGAACCCGGCCCTGGCTTTTTTCCAGTCGCCACTGGGCCGTAAGGTCGTCGCCGCCGAACTGCTCGCCACCCGCCGCGACCAATTGGCGAAGAACGCCAAGGGCCTGCCGAAGATGCAAGCCAGCGACAATCGCCTGCTGATCATCGGCCACCTGGCCCAGGCCCTGCCTGCCCGCGAAGCCGGCGCCGAAGTCAGCCTGGCAATCGCCGGCGTGGCGGCCGACAGCTTGAGCTCGATGATTCCCGGCCTGCTCGGCGGCGGCCAGGCCCAGGGCATGCTGAACGGCCAACGCCAGCGCCTGATGGATCAGATCGGCGCGGACCTGAACAACACGTTGCTGTACGTCTACCGCGACCTGACGGATACCGAACTGGAAGAATTCGCCACGTTTGCCGAGTCGGCCGAAGGGCAGGCTTATTACCAGGCGGCATTGGCGGCTATCCGGGCGGGGTTGGCGGTGGGGCAGAATCTGGGGCAGTAA
- the sctI gene encoding type III secretion system inner rod subunit SctI: MTVQAIDTTSVVSTATKPGASARAGAETSDVSWFNAQMREKAPAPDSENNVAARIIDSLSSRSGELQRLDDRANRDMLKAIRTADPQDMLQSNRSLSSFHLESLMTAKIVSKGSQAIEKLTNLQ; this comes from the coding sequence ATGACCGTACAAGCCATCGACACCACCAGCGTGGTTTCCACCGCAACCAAACCTGGCGCCAGTGCGCGGGCAGGCGCCGAGACCAGCGATGTCAGTTGGTTCAACGCGCAAATGCGCGAAAAAGCCCCCGCCCCCGACAGTGAAAACAACGTCGCGGCGAGGATCATCGATTCGTTGTCCAGCCGCTCCGGCGAATTGCAACGGCTGGACGATCGCGCCAACCGGGACATGCTCAAGGCCATCCGCACCGCCGATCCCCAGGACATGTTGCAGTCCAACCGGTCGCTGTCGTCCTTTCACCTGGAAAGCCTGATGACCGCAAAGATCGTCAGCAAGGGCTCCCAGGCGATCGAGAAGCTCACCAATCTCCAGTAA